The Fusarium fujikuroi IMI 58289 draft genome, chromosome FFUJ_chr01 sequence aacctttatttagttaaaaacATTTAggagatattatttaataagcttatagctaattttaatataaatagtctttagCAGCTaggtctttttattctttagctttttagctaccctttttatattatagctcttaaggagatactttatttaatctttagtttattatacctttaagcTAGgattctatatattactttaaagagctctttatattacttttttaaatgcattctattatactattagatattaagCAGAAAGAGACTAacttaatataggctaactTAATAGCAccttaatctcttttttggCCTTACTTTTACTTGCAGTTAAGATCTCTTTTTTAGACTAAGCTGGCAGGGCTATaggttactataataaggtaggtatctttataagttcttaattatataagactataatagtattactaactttaaataattcttaatagttataCTGCCTAGCCCCTTCCCTATTAACTGCCTTCCTTATCAATTAAGCCCCTAAGACCGACTAGGGCTAGTATAGCGGGTCACGCATAACCCGGTATAACAGCTCTTTTATACAAGTGGCGAAGTCACCCGGACTgtatcgaaggtgcccgttcgtatcgattggatcagggcctaaGTTAAGGAAAGAATGAATGTACCTTACTCCGTAGTACTTAGCATTGAAGTTTTGAACCCCACCTGTTATTAGGACAGGCCTACCAGCAGCTGACTTACATCAATCAGAGTTGCAGGCAAAAATTAACTTAACGATCCATTAGCATTTGCGCcggagaaaaaaaaaagcatcccagccttcttgctctcttgttttcttttccaCCCTTTGACCTTACAGCTAGCATTACTGATAACGAAACTCTCGGTTATCCTTTCTCAGGCTCTCGATTCTTCTTTTATGGTTTTTGTCAATCAATGACGTTCCGGTAGCAAGTGTGGAAGCTCCAGAGATAGTGAGAGGATCTCTAGGAGCAAGCAATGCTCGTTGTGAGTCGAAGCAGCTTGACAACCGTTCAAGACATACCAGCTGACAACCCTTTCACGGCAGACAAAACATGCCGCTGAGCTTTGTGCTCTCCTAGTCAATGACCTCCATGGCGAACTTCCATCGGTACGTAATGTTTTATGGCGTAGTTGTCTGGATACAAGTGTGGTTGTGGGGCTGACTTGCTCGTCGCAAACAGCGAATCTTGAATGCACTACTCACAAAAGGCCGGTCGACCATTGCGCAACTGGCCCAACACACGTCCCTCACGCCGCGATACTTACGAAACGGCATCGCTGTTTTGATACAGCAAAACCTTCTTTACCACCACACTGACGCTAATACCGACATCACGTACTACCAAGCCGATGCTGATGCCTGTTACAACCTTGTACGATCAGGGAAGATTCTAAATGTGATTGAGAATCAATATGGCATCGCGGAGCGGGAACTCGCCCAGACTCTGATGCAACTAGGTCATGCCCGAATCGCGGATCTTTCTCAGGCTTTCGGGTCGAGGGCGCCCAAGCTCAATGGACATACCAACGGTGAACATAAAACTCACGATGGCCTCATCGAATCAGAAAGTCACCTGAACTCTGTCCTTGTTCGCCTGATTCGAGCAGAAATTGTCGAGACTGTTCGGCCCGAAAGCTTCCGGAACCCTAAGGACGTCTATCGTGAGATCGAAGACGAAGTCACCAAACCCCGGCCAGGCGAAAAGGTCACCAAAGGAAAGATCGAGGCTCAACGCGAGGTCATCGAACGCTCTAGAACATACAGAGACCAGCCCAAGACTTTGAAGCGTCAGCTTGACATGAGCGGAGGTCCCAAGCCAAAGAGACGGAAACTTGTGAATGGAGCGACGCAAAATGGGCATGGATACGACGCTCCAAAACTGAACGTAAGAACGTCCAATTATTCACGAATTGACATCACGACTGACATTCAACAGCCCAATGTGGTGATCAAGATAAACTATGAAAGATGCTTGGTTGAGCTGCGGAACCAGAGACTTGCAGAACTCGCAACAGAAATGCTTGGGGAAGTCACTGGTGAAGTTTACCGCACAGTGCTCGATCTTTTAACTTCGGATTCTCAGAGGTGCCAGTCTGACCCTCTACTCGATGAAGTGACTCCCGGACAACAACCAACTGTGACAACTATCGACATATTTGAGCACCTGGACGAAAATATCAACGTACAAAATGGAATCGGCAAAACTCCACGAGATAAAATTGACTCGCAGAGTGCTGAACGGATCAGGGACACAGCGCCGGAGTCAGATGACGACTCTGACGATTCAGATGCCGGTCCTCCCGGTCGAAGAAAGACGTttgacgttgacgatgaagttgatgaatggGCTGACGACACTCATGATGGTGCAGCTAATggggaacaagaaaacaGAGTAAGGTTTGAAGATGCTACGAATGGAAACGATACTCGAATCTCTCAGATGCgccgtcatcttcttctccttgcagAAAGCAAGTATCCGTTCATCCGTCATTGTGGGATGTACGGCCGTGGGCAATGGACAGTGGACTTTGGTCGCCTTGTATGCAAGCTGCGGGAAATCGAACTGGACGCTATCATTGAACAATCCCACGGTCGCCATGGTCTACGCTTGACCCGCATTCTCCGAGAGAAGGGCAAGCTTGACGAGAAGATGCTTCCAGCCGCCGCGCTCATGAAGAAGGGTGACGTACAAGGCAAAATGCTTGCGATGCAGATGGCAGGTATAGTGGATGTTCAAGAAGTGCCTAAGGATAGCAGCAGACTTGCCAATCGAacgctcttcttctggtacTTTGACAAAGAGCGAACCCAAACGCAGGCACTGGATGACATTTACAAGGCTATGCTCCGGTGCCTTCAGACCTTAGAGGTGGAGCGCCATAAGGAACGAAACATCCTTTCGTTTGTTGAGAGGAAGGACGTgcaaggcaaagaagaggaggtcATGACCACAGAGCATTACAACAAATACAACAGGCATCTGGGAGTGCAGGACAAGCTTCTCGGTCAAGTCATGAGGTTAGATGAGTTGGTATCTGTGCTTCGTGATTATTGAGGAGTAGAAGGAGACGCCAAGGCATATATGTATTCCTCCTCGCTCAAACCTCGCTTGGAATTGGCCGTTGGCGTGGGTATTAGGTACTGACGTTGGGTTGGGGGTTGGCCTCACATCATCTATGCATCCATATTTTAAACAGCAACTCGCGAAAATACCGCATTAAATTgctcctttttttttttatctacTTGTTCTTCGCCTTTGCTTCGTTTCTTCTTGATCATTTcatttgttgttggtgaaggTAGGGACTTGGTGTTGTGGGTGTGATGGCCATCAGCAAGCATGTGTGCACATATGGCCAGACAGATATCGCTAACATGTAGACTGGCCTATCTACCTAGTACTGTGTATTTTGCCCGTAGGGAAACTTcattcttggtcttgtaAGGTACGAAGGCTCGTAATTCAAGTTCTTGATCACTTTGCCTCGGCAGTTTCTTTTGTTACTTCGAACTAGGGCTTTGAAGCTCGAATATGGAGCTCTCGGCCCCCGGGAATCATAGTATCCGGCTATCATGGTGTTTCTTCCGCAATGAGTTTGAACCTCGCCAAGTGTTTCTGCTTCATCAGATCAAGACGGTTATAGAGGAAATCGCGGCTATAGGGTACCGTGGTTAGGTACTTGTTAGTGGCTTGTTTAATAAACTGTGGCTCGTGCTTGGCCGCTATTGAGGGGTCGAGACTGAAGAGTGGAACCTCTCTCAACATCACACCAGAGAAAAAAAATCCAATGGAACCCGTAGACGGATAGCTAAAAGCTCCACGATTCTCCGACGTCGGTACATACAACCGCAAATACGCCAGGGATTTAGCAGGGGCCAGGGATTCCCAGAGGAACTAAAAAGAGATAAGTGCATTGGGCGACAGGAAAAATTTCCCAAGCAGCCAGCTCTTGAGTCTTATACCCGAACTCTTGCTCTTGCGACAAGCTCACGATTCTGTTTCCAAACTTCGTGAAAACTCCTGGGAACTAGTATCAAAGCAGTGTCTTGATCTGATTTATATTACTCTATCTCATCAAGATGTCTCCCCCCGTCGCTGCTGGTCGCGAGAAGGAGTCCGGCCTGGCTCGTGTCCTCGGCTCCGGTACGTTTCACTCCAATTGAAACAGGCGACTATGCTATTGCTTCACGGTTTCCTGCAATCGATATCTCTAGTTCGAGCTGACAACATCTTGACAGGTTCCGCTGGTATTGCTGAGCTGGCTGTCTTCCATCCTGTACGGAACCCCACCTCTTTTGAGCACAACCAGTTGCGACAAATCTTGGAGCTGTTCACTAACCCCTCCACAAGGTCGACACCATTGCGAAGCGGTTGATGAGCAACCAGACTCGTGTAAGCAACCTACGTCTCTTGATGCATGCCATTGGATAAGATATTGACAATTTGGTCTTGTAGATATCCAGCGCCAGCGAGTTGAACAAGGTCATCTTCAAAGACAAGGCCGCCGCTCCCTTCGGACGAAAATTCGTTTCTCTCTTTCCCGGGCTGGGATACGCCGCCGGTTACAAGGTCCTCCAGCGTGTCTACAAGTATGGTGGCCAGCCTGTTGCCCGTGATTACCTCTCCAAGCACTATGGAGCAGACTTTGAGAACGCCTTCGGCAAGAAAACCGGAAAAGCCATCATGCACTCTACTGCTGGAAGGTAGGACATGAAGACCTCTGTTtcccaagaagcttgaactAATGCGGCCCACAGTCTGATCGGTATTGGTGAGATTGTTCTCCTACCCCTTGAcgtcctcaagatcaagcgtCAGACAAACCCCGAGGCTTTCCGTGGCCGCGGCGTCCTCAAGATCGTCGCCGACGAGGGTTTCGGCTTGTACCGTGGCTGGGGCTGGACTGCTGCCCGTAATGCCCCTGGATCTTTCGCTGTATGTGTGACTCCTGCTCCTTGAGGTGGTTCGGAAGACTGACTTGGCGTAGCTGTTTGGTGGATCTGCTTTTGCCAAGGAGTATATTTTCCATCTTGAGGATTACAACAAGGCCAGCTGGTTCCAGAACTTTATTGCTTCTATTGCTGGCGCTTCCGCTTCTCTCGTTGTCTCTGCTCCCCTTGACGTTATCAAGACCCGTATCCAGAACCGAAACTTCGACAACCCTGAGAGTGGCTTCCGAATTCTCTCCAATATGGCCAAGAACGAGGGTCCTGGAGCTTTCTTCAAGGGACTTGTCCCCAAGGTACGTTCACCAGCATAGAAAGTGATAGCCGTCTTTCTGCGGCCCGTCAGCTTCCGATCAACTCCCGTCCCCACTCTTGAACATCTAGACGCTAACTTATACCGCCCTGCAGCTGCTCATGACTGGTCCCAAGTTGGTATTCTCTTTCTGGCTTGCCCAGACTTTGATTCCTGCCTTCGACATTGCATTCAAGAAGTAGATGTGAGATTATGGAATATTTGAATTCATgttaaagatagatatatgAATCTAGATAGGTACTATCTGGAcgccgatgacgaagaaggcTTACATGGGAGTTTAGACGGATCAGGTTATTAGGTTTGCTACGATAAACACGCCGCTGCGCCGATATGAGAGGATCGGCTTCGCTTGGAAGCCAGGTAATCTGTTAGTGAAGCAGTCGAGAGGCACTCAACTCTGTATAAATAAAGCGATTTGATTTGATACATGCCATCTGTTCGAGTGAGGTCCTATGGGAGACAAAGAAAGTGTAAGGCCAAGCTTGATCCTCGGTCACAAAACCATCTAGGTAAGCCagcctgagcttgaggtAATATTGAATGATTTCGTTTGGCCACCGTCTTGTAAGATCTGAAATTTTCTTTGCATACCTCATTGAAAGGCctgatgtgattgatggtGCTGGGCTTGCTCACCCTCAACGTCACCTATCTACCAGGGCCTCAGAGCGGTAGGCGCAGCTGCTTTGTTTAGATTTGCTCGATACAGCCGCGAGCAAGGTCATGATCCCTGTTGAATTCCACAATGATGTATTTCATAGGCCCCTCTTCACAGGGCGGGTCCAAAGGCCCTCACTTCGTGGTGTGATCTGCTCTGTTGTGAGCTCGTGATTTGTCAATGTCAACCAGGGGTGCGGTACAACGACAGCCTAACGGTGAGTTGATTGTCAGTGCGGGAGGTTGCTCGGCAACCAACCGGGCCCGAAACAAAAAATAAACCAGGTTGCGGTTACCGCAACGGACAGCCAAAGATTGAGTTATAGCTTCTCCCAGCGCCATCTGAATTAAACAATGCAACCAATTTTGATGCTCTAACTTCATTCCCTCCAATTCCATCATCCTCTTGTATCTGATACCCTCTTGAATTGTTTGTTAAACTACCTGCTTCCCTGCTTGTTAGTTGCAACGAATATATTCAGATACTTACACCGCATTCCTCAATCCCCACCGACTTTGTTTGTACTCTTGTAAATAGCGTGGCTGCGGCGCCGTCCGCATTCTTGCCATTGAGACCGATACACTTCTCACATACCATTACTTGTTTCCAAGGAACCAGGACAGACATGTCTTCTTCGGAGCGAGACAGCTTTTACGACGGGGACTTTCAGCTGAGACATCAACAGTCGGCTTCTTCAGATCCCAATCTTCGAGCACTTGTTCCAATGTAAGTTTTCTTGTATATGCCCTCATGCGTCTCTTGCGCCGACTAACAGGGAACAGGTGGGACAGCTCTGACCCCGAACGCTGCCCCCCTCCGCTGCCTCTCAATCCGGGGTCACCATTAACTTCACGGGTGGGAACTTCGAGTGCTATCGCATCTGCTCACGCTGCACTTAATGAGCGAGCGAGAGAGAGCACCATGGTTCCTACCAAGAGAATAGAATCCCCGACAAAAGGACATCGCCGACTGCAGTCTTCAGTCCGTGATATCAGCATGATGATCGAGGGTGCTAGCGGCCACAGCTCGCCATCGCGATCACCAGAGCGTCAACAACGCCCAGAGACGCCCTCTCGGTCGCGGGATGTTGATAATCGACCAAACGAAAAGGACTCAGTAGTGTCAAGCACGACACCAGTACCAGGACCCAGCTTGACGCCGATTCTGCGTCCTGCAGTTCGAcggcctcctcctcaaagcaTCCTCGGCGAAAACACACCGCCACAATCGTCCACCATGCTTGCTCTTCAACACATGACCTCATCGACACCTGTCAAAGAACCGGAGAACCCTCTTACGGATATCACAAATGGCTCATTAACCTTGTCAAAAGGTCCCCAGAACCTAGAAGCGCTGTCTGATCAAATTCTCAGCCTGACCAGCATTGCGACAGGACTTCAGAAGGAGATGTCTCAGTTGAGCCGTCGAAGCAGGGACAATGCTACGGATCTCCTTAGCCTCAAGGAGGCTACAAATTCgagagatgaagatatcCGCAAGAGCCTCAGAGAGCTTTTGGGAAGTCACGGCAATGGCAACGATGGTCACAATAGGCTTCCTCCAGCTCGCGATCCCTTTGGAGGATATTACCTAGACAACAAGCCACACAATCTCTCTCCACCAAGCACCAGGGGTTTTCATCTCCCTAGAATTCCCTCCCCCAAGAGCTTTGGCGACTCAATTGAGCGAGGGTCCATCAGCACACCCTCTCTTGCTGGCTCTGAGGCGCCACCCTCCGTCATTCTTCTGGAGCGAATCATTCGGGAAATGGGCACCAAGGAAGGGCAGGAGTCTCTGCTCGGCCGTTTACAGGAAGTTTCCAATAAACTGTCTGGCATGGCCACATCCCAGAAGCTGGACGAAGTCATTGAACAGGTAAAGGCTCAGTCCGAGCAGGCCATTATCCTCGGAAACTCTCTCGGCAGTCCTCATGCGAGCCGGTCTCGTAACCTCAGCTTTGAGTCAGAAAACAGCCGCAGCGATACCATGCCGGGCCAAGCAAGGAGCGCCGTTTCCCAGCGCGTTGAGCACATTATGAGGAATGAGGCTCGTAGAAATTCGGAGCCATCAGCTCGTGGTGCTGAAATTTTGAATGACGACCTCATAAGCATCATTCGCTCTGTCAAAGACAGTGTCTCTCAAGGCGGAGGTCTTACTGCCGAAGTCAAGGCTCTTGTCCGCGAACTACGAGGCGAGGTCCTGGGCATGGGCCGAGAGATTGGCCGACGGCTCGAgcagcaagcttctcgaagagGTGTTGAAGATCATGATACTCCGAGCAAAGATGAAGTCGCTCGCGTTATCGACGAGGGGCTTGAGCAAATGAAGGATCAGCTGAATCATGTTCTCCGCGAGCATCGACGCCAGTCAGCTGCTTCGGTCAACACTCAGAAAAGCGCTGTCGACTACCAAGAGATATACAATGCCATGAGAGCGGCCATCCAAGACAACGAGGCAACCAAGAGTAACTTACCCGACTTGAGCCGAGAAGATGTAATCGAAGCTGTCAGAGACGCCTGGGAGAACTATAAGCCTGAGATCGAAGTGCAGCAGCTCGGACTTGAGAGGGACGAAGTCTTGGCTTGTCTGAAGCAAGGCCTTCAGGAGTA is a genomic window containing:
- a CDS encoding related to DNA-directed RNA polymerase III chain RPC82, with protein sequence MLVTKHAAELCALLVNDLHGELPSRILNALLTKGRSTIAQLAQHTSLTPRYLRNGIAVLIQQNLLYHHTDANTDITYYQADADACYNLVRSGKILNVIENQYGIAERELAQTLMQLGHARIADLSQAFGSRAPKLNGHTNGEHKTHDGLIESESHLNSVLVRLIRAEIVETVRPESFRNPKDVYREIEDEVTKPRPGEKVTKGKIEAQREVIERSRTYRDQPKTLKRQLDMSGGPKPKRRKLVNGATQNGHGYDAPKLNPNVVIKINYERCLVELRNQRLAELATEMLGEVTGEVYRTVLDLLTSDSQRCQSDPLLDEVTPGQQPTVTTIDIFEHLDENINVQNGIGKTPRDKIDSQSAERIRDTAPESDDDSDDSDAGPPGRRKTFDVDDEVDEWADDTHDGAANGEQENRVRFEDATNGNDTRISQMRRHLLLLAESKYPFIRHCGMYGRGQWTVDFGRLVCKLREIELDAIIEQSHGRHGLRLTRILREKGKLDEKMLPAAALMKKGDVQGKMLAMQMAGIVDVQEVPKDSSRLANRTLFFWYFDKERTQTQALDDIYKAMLRCLQTLEVERHKERNILSFVERKDVQGKEEEVMTTEHYNKYNRHLGVQDKLLGQVMRLDELVSVLRDY
- a CDS encoding probable YHM1 (mitochondrial carrier), encoding MSPPVAAGREKESGLARVLGSGSAGIAELAVFHPVDTIAKRLMSNQTRISSASELNKVIFKDKAAAPFGRKFVSLFPGLGYAAGYKVLQRVYKYGGQPVARDYLSKHYGADFENAFGKKTGKAIMHSTAGSLIGIGEIVLLPLDVLKIKRQTNPEAFRGRGVLKIVADEGFGLYRGWGWTAARNAPGSFALFGGSAFAKEYIFHLEDYNKASWFQNFIASIAGASASLVVSAPLDVIKTRIQNRNFDNPESGFRILSNMAKNEGPGAFFKGLVPKLLMTGPKLVFSFWLAQTLIPAFDIAFKK